The Coffea arabica cultivar ET-39 chromosome 1e, Coffea Arabica ET-39 HiFi, whole genome shotgun sequence genome has a window encoding:
- the LOC113709903 gene encoding telomere repeat-binding protein 5-like isoform X2, with protein sequence MVLQKRLDYGFNGYQVPPTPRGARSARRRGINRRITDDSQMCAFDLLATLAGKLLLEGESSPSSTDMGSSGKDQYEASKSLAKEGMLEENKHVSNFSNQDCSDRSFIVSELVLQAPSLNNCPKELAHTQNDACSGPTSAITTSECSEKVGSAERLISDQSNFQHGKADIELFGCRVSPGCKLDGEKKRQIKVEPNDLKLSICARDDICNSESPIAWDRKPSCLVSSDESVKSLSRDHIPSGSLPHNRENVNLVTRDDDENSSGCTQPSTVNNAFRPSSHIGDRRIRKLLASKYWKVTPNLKAGEHFKTVMSSDADMKYVHHDGKNGFKRQRSQRDFPFKKRKLYHCSSLSNLDGDICTDEMYNSPGKFSNRDACASMLPKGPSISGASEHAAFKSKDSQVKLKIKSFRVPEFFIEIPETATVGSLKKTVMEAVTAILSGELRVGVLLQGKKIRDDNKTLLQTGISHDNKLDALGFTLEPNLSQAPPPVSLEDHPFLLSCDSPQPLSRYPPTPSTTANAAPLRGTSDALPDPPGTNFSNLVESDHDSAPSPPEMSLEKSTVDSRALVAVQAMNVEALSVVPMRKSKRSEAAQRRIRRPFSVSEVEALVQAVEKLGTGRWRDVKLRAFDNAKHRTYVDLKDKWKTLVHTARISPQQRRGEPVPQELLDRVLTAHAYWSQQQVKPQFKQQSEACRLLST encoded by the exons ATGGTGTTGCAGAAAAGGTTAGACTATGGATTTAATGGTTATCAGGTGCCTCCCACTCCTCGAGGAGCTAGATCAGCCAGg AGAAGGGGTATAAACAGAAGAATAACTGATGATAGCCAGATGTGTGCATTTGACTTGTTGGCTACTCTAGCTGGCAAGCTACTCTTGGAGGGGGAAAGCTCTCCTAGTTCTACGGATATGGGTAGTAGTGGTAAAGATCAATATGAAGCTAGCAAAAGTTTGGCTAAGGAGGGAATGCTGGAAGAAAATAAGCATGTCAGCAACTTTTCTAATCAGGACTGTAGCGATAGGAGTTTCATTGTTTCTGAGCTAGTCTTACAGGCTCCCAGTTTGAATAACTGTCCGAAGGAGCTTGCACACACTCAAAATGATGCTTGTTCAGGACCAACATCCGCAATAACAACTTCTGAGTGCTCGGAGAAGGTTGGATCTGCTGAACGTTTAATTAGTGATCAAAGCAATTTTCAACATGGAAAAGCAGATATTGAGCTGTTTGGTTGCAGGGTTTCTCCTGGTTGTAAATTAGATggtgaaaaaaaaagacagataAAGGTTGAGCCAAATGATTTGAAGTTGTCAATTTGTGCAAGGGATGACATTTGCAATTCTGAGTCTCCAATAGCTTGGGACAGAAAACCTTCCTGTCTTGTGAGCTCAGATGAGAGTGTGAAATCCTTGTCCAGGGACCATATACCTAGTGGGTCTCTCCCCCACAACCGGGAGAATGTAAATTTAGTTACTAGAGATGATGACGAAAACTCTTCTGGGTGTACCCAACCCAGCACTGTAAATAATGCCTTCAGGCCATCATCCCATATTGGAGATCGCAGAATCCGTAAATTACTGGCATCTAAATATTGGAAAGTAACTCCAAACCTGAAGGCCGGGGAACATTTTAAAACTG TGATGTCATCAGATGCTGACATGAAGTATGTTCATCACGATGGGAAGAATGGTTTCAAGCGCCAAAGATCTCAAAGGGATTTCCCATTTAAAAAGAGGAAGCTGTATCATTGCAGTTCATTATCCAACTTGGATGGAGACATTTGTACTGATGAAATGTATAATTCACCAGGGAAATTCTCTAATAGAGATGCTTGTGCTTCAATGTTGCCAAAAG GGCCATCAATTTCTGGAGCAAGTGAACATGCAGCATTCAAGTCTAAGGACTCCCAAG TTAAGCTAAAGATCAAGTCTTTCAGGGTTCCAGAATTCTTTATCGAGATTCCAGAAACTGCAACTGTTGGTTCTTTGAAG AAAACAGTTATGGAGGCAGTTACTGCAATACTTAGCGGTGAATTGCGTGTTGGTGTACTTCTTCAGGGTAAGAAGATCAGAGATGATAACAAAACTTTATTGCAGACTGGAATTTCCCATGATAACAAGCTAGATGCTCTGGGTTTTACCTTGGAGCCAAACCTTTCTCAAGCTCCCCCACCTGTGTCTCTAGAAGATCACCCATTTCTACTTTCTTGTGATAGCCCACAACCACTATCAAG GTATCCACCTACTCCAAGTACAACTGCTAATGCTGCACCGCTTCGGGGGACTTCAGATGCCTTGCCAGATCCTCCAGgaacaaatttcagcaacttGGTTGAAAGTGATCATGATTCGGCTCCCTCCCCTCCTGAAATGTCATTGGAGAAAAGCACAGTGGATTCTAGAGCATTAGTTGCTGTTCAAGCTATGAACGTGGAGGCCCTAAGTGTGGTTCCTATGCGGAAGTCGAAGCGATCGGAGGCTGCACAGCGTCGCATTCGTAGACCATTCTCTGTTTCTGAAGTTGAAGCTCTAGTACAGGCTGTTGAGAAGCTTGGCACGGGAAG ATGGCGTGATGTTAAGTTGCGAGCTTTTGACAATGCCAAACACAGAACTTATGTTGATCTGAAG GATAAGTGGAAAACACTGGTGCACACAGCAAGAATATCTCCTCAACAAAGGAGAGGCGAGCCTGTGCCCCAGGAGCTGTTGGACAGAGTCCTGACTGCCCATGCTTACTGGTCACAGCAGCAAGTCAAGCCACAGTTCAAACAGCAATCTGAGGCTTGCCGCCTTCTGAGTACCTAA
- the LOC140021564 gene encoding GDSL esterase/lipase At5g03980-like, whose amino-acid sequence MAVKGTIVVFFVIASATLLFVSPPPSADAHPLAFCHFDQIYQLGDSISDAGNLIRESPLGAFLPFARAPYGQTLLTHEATGRCSDGLLMIDYIALASGLPLVNPIKDAKASFMHGANFAVAGATALSSATLDRHKIRNPVTNSSLDVQLEWMKDHFYEFCGSQRHCETKLRNALFMVGEIGGNDYNYAFFSNKRKVEILDFVPQVVASIKKAVERVISFGARRIVVPGNFPIGCLPVYLTGFNTDNPDDYDENHCLKGLNSFATLHNSLLKRAISELQKENPQVTIAYGDYYGAFQHLLQIAKSRGFELQRACCGGGGEYNFNQTRMCGYPGATACPDPYRYVSWDGIHMTQEAYHIMVDWLLADFLWKLHCHR is encoded by the exons ATGGCTGTCAAGGGGACCATTgttgttttctttgttattGCATCAGCAACTTTGCTTTTTGTTTCTCCTCCACCATCCGCTGACGCTCATCCTCTGGCATTCTGTCACTTTGATCAAATCTACCAACTCGGGGACTCCATATCAGACGCTGGGAATTTGATTCGGGAATCTCCGCTTGGAGCCTTTTTACCTTTCGCCCGAGCCCCCTACGGTCAGACCTTACTAACCCACGAAGCCACCGGCCGTTGCTCCGACGGGCTTCTTATGATCGACTACATTG CGCTGGCATCAGGTCTACCTCTTGTGAATCCTATCAAGGATGCAAAGGCAAGTTTTATGCACGGAGCAAACTTCGCGGTGGCCGGTGCTACAGCGCTGTCATCAGCTACTCTCGATCGTCATAAGATTAGAAATCCAGTGACCAATAGTTCCCTCGACGTCCAACTGGAATGGATGAAAGATCATTTTTACGAATTTTGCGGCAGCCAGAGAC aCTGTGAAACGAAGCTAAGAAACGCTCTCTTTATGGTGGGTGAAATCGGAGGCAACGATTATAATTATGCATTCTTTAGCAACAAACGCAAAGTTGAAATTCTAGACTTCGTACCTCAGGTTGTTGCCTCAATCAAGAAAGCTGTTGAG AGGGTCATTAGTTTTGGAGCAAGGAGAATAGTGGTTCCTGGGAACTTTCCAATTGGGTGTCTGCCAGTTTATCTCACAGGCTTCAACACAGACAATCCAGACGACTATGACGAGAATCATTGCTTGAAGGGATTAAACAGCTTTGCCACACTCCATAATAGTCTGCTGAAGAGGGCAATTTCAGAACTGCAAAAGGAGAACCCACAGGTAACAATTGCATACGGGGACTATTACGGTGCATTTCAACATCTTCTCCAGATAGCTAAATCTAGAG GTTTTGAGCTACAAAGAGCTTGCTGTGGAGGAGGAGGGGAGTACAACTTCAATCAGACGAGAATGTGTGGATATCCAGGGGCTACAGCTTGCCCTGATCCCTACAGATACGTCAGCTGGGATGGAATTCATATGACTCAAGAGGCTTACCACATAATGGTGGATTGGTTACTTGCTGATTTTCTCTGGAAGCTCCATTGCCACCGTTGA
- the LOC113709903 gene encoding telomere repeat-binding protein 5-like isoform X1 yields the protein MVLQKRLDYGFNGYQVPPTPRGARSARRRGINRRITDDSQMCAFDLLATLAGKLLLEGESSPSSTDMGSSGKDQYEASKSLAKEGMLEENKHVSNFSNQDCSDRSFIVSELVLQAPSLNNCPKELAHTQNDACSGPTSAITTSECSEKVGSAERLISDQSNFQHGKADIELFGCRVSPGCKLDGEKKRQIKVEPNDLKLSICARDDICNSESPIAWDRKPSCLVSSDESVKSLSRDHIPSGSLPHNRENVNLVTRDDDENSSGCTQPSTVNNAFRPSSHIGDRRIRKLLASKYWKVTPNLKAGEHFKTVMSSDADMKYVHHDGKNGFKRQRSQRDFPFKKRKLYHCSSLSNLDGDICTDEMYNSPGKFSNRDACASMLPKVTGPSISGASEHAAFKSKDSQVKLKIKSFRVPEFFIEIPETATVGSLKKTVMEAVTAILSGELRVGVLLQGKKIRDDNKTLLQTGISHDNKLDALGFTLEPNLSQAPPPVSLEDHPFLLSCDSPQPLSRYPPTPSTTANAAPLRGTSDALPDPPGTNFSNLVESDHDSAPSPPEMSLEKSTVDSRALVAVQAMNVEALSVVPMRKSKRSEAAQRRIRRPFSVSEVEALVQAVEKLGTGRWRDVKLRAFDNAKHRTYVDLKDKWKTLVHTARISPQQRRGEPVPQELLDRVLTAHAYWSQQQVKPQFKQQSEACRLLST from the exons ATGGTGTTGCAGAAAAGGTTAGACTATGGATTTAATGGTTATCAGGTGCCTCCCACTCCTCGAGGAGCTAGATCAGCCAGg AGAAGGGGTATAAACAGAAGAATAACTGATGATAGCCAGATGTGTGCATTTGACTTGTTGGCTACTCTAGCTGGCAAGCTACTCTTGGAGGGGGAAAGCTCTCCTAGTTCTACGGATATGGGTAGTAGTGGTAAAGATCAATATGAAGCTAGCAAAAGTTTGGCTAAGGAGGGAATGCTGGAAGAAAATAAGCATGTCAGCAACTTTTCTAATCAGGACTGTAGCGATAGGAGTTTCATTGTTTCTGAGCTAGTCTTACAGGCTCCCAGTTTGAATAACTGTCCGAAGGAGCTTGCACACACTCAAAATGATGCTTGTTCAGGACCAACATCCGCAATAACAACTTCTGAGTGCTCGGAGAAGGTTGGATCTGCTGAACGTTTAATTAGTGATCAAAGCAATTTTCAACATGGAAAAGCAGATATTGAGCTGTTTGGTTGCAGGGTTTCTCCTGGTTGTAAATTAGATggtgaaaaaaaaagacagataAAGGTTGAGCCAAATGATTTGAAGTTGTCAATTTGTGCAAGGGATGACATTTGCAATTCTGAGTCTCCAATAGCTTGGGACAGAAAACCTTCCTGTCTTGTGAGCTCAGATGAGAGTGTGAAATCCTTGTCCAGGGACCATATACCTAGTGGGTCTCTCCCCCACAACCGGGAGAATGTAAATTTAGTTACTAGAGATGATGACGAAAACTCTTCTGGGTGTACCCAACCCAGCACTGTAAATAATGCCTTCAGGCCATCATCCCATATTGGAGATCGCAGAATCCGTAAATTACTGGCATCTAAATATTGGAAAGTAACTCCAAACCTGAAGGCCGGGGAACATTTTAAAACTG TGATGTCATCAGATGCTGACATGAAGTATGTTCATCACGATGGGAAGAATGGTTTCAAGCGCCAAAGATCTCAAAGGGATTTCCCATTTAAAAAGAGGAAGCTGTATCATTGCAGTTCATTATCCAACTTGGATGGAGACATTTGTACTGATGAAATGTATAATTCACCAGGGAAATTCTCTAATAGAGATGCTTGTGCTTCAATGTTGCCAAAAG TAACAGGGCCATCAATTTCTGGAGCAAGTGAACATGCAGCATTCAAGTCTAAGGACTCCCAAG TTAAGCTAAAGATCAAGTCTTTCAGGGTTCCAGAATTCTTTATCGAGATTCCAGAAACTGCAACTGTTGGTTCTTTGAAG AAAACAGTTATGGAGGCAGTTACTGCAATACTTAGCGGTGAATTGCGTGTTGGTGTACTTCTTCAGGGTAAGAAGATCAGAGATGATAACAAAACTTTATTGCAGACTGGAATTTCCCATGATAACAAGCTAGATGCTCTGGGTTTTACCTTGGAGCCAAACCTTTCTCAAGCTCCCCCACCTGTGTCTCTAGAAGATCACCCATTTCTACTTTCTTGTGATAGCCCACAACCACTATCAAG GTATCCACCTACTCCAAGTACAACTGCTAATGCTGCACCGCTTCGGGGGACTTCAGATGCCTTGCCAGATCCTCCAGgaacaaatttcagcaacttGGTTGAAAGTGATCATGATTCGGCTCCCTCCCCTCCTGAAATGTCATTGGAGAAAAGCACAGTGGATTCTAGAGCATTAGTTGCTGTTCAAGCTATGAACGTGGAGGCCCTAAGTGTGGTTCCTATGCGGAAGTCGAAGCGATCGGAGGCTGCACAGCGTCGCATTCGTAGACCATTCTCTGTTTCTGAAGTTGAAGCTCTAGTACAGGCTGTTGAGAAGCTTGGCACGGGAAG ATGGCGTGATGTTAAGTTGCGAGCTTTTGACAATGCCAAACACAGAACTTATGTTGATCTGAAG GATAAGTGGAAAACACTGGTGCACACAGCAAGAATATCTCCTCAACAAAGGAGAGGCGAGCCTGTGCCCCAGGAGCTGTTGGACAGAGTCCTGACTGCCCATGCTTACTGGTCACAGCAGCAAGTCAAGCCACAGTTCAAACAGCAATCTGAGGCTTGCCGCCTTCTGAGTACCTAA